ATATCACCTACCCCAGATAAGCGTTGTAGATTGTTATATGGTCTGAAACTGCCATTGCTAGGGATGATTTTGCAAGATCTGCTTCATCTTTTCGACCAATTGGTGTAGTAAATGGGGACTTTTCTGTCATAACAGCAGCCAGAGTTGCCTGCAATTAGTAAAGTACACATCACTTAAGAGTATTTATTTATAAGCTTTCAAGTTTCTCACACAAATAGCTTTATTTGTTATAGTAATATTTAATGATACTTCATCTTCTACTAAGTCTTAAGGAAAACTTACCTCTCTAAAAATTTCCTATGTAGAATTCAAACTTCCTGTATTAAAGATATTGCTCACATAGTGCCCTATATACcccaatttaaaaaatcattaatatCTGAAAACTCACATGAAATTGTTTCTCATATGATAGAGCAATACCCAATATGATACAGTGAAGGTGTAAAATTAAACATCTGTTTTAATTATACCACATTAacaggagaaactgagagaacaaagaattttaactttctgtttttaGCAACTAATACACCCATGTCTCCTCCTAATTTGCATCAAATTAGCACGAGGTGAAAGTGTAAACTATGCCACAGTTCTCACATAATAAATTACCACATACATTAATTTGCAATAACTTTCTTGGCCTACACGAACTGTGGGTTAATCCAGGTTGGTCTAACACACATATAAGAGGACATTCTCTTTAGGTATCATATTCCCTGGGAATGTAACAGCTGGAACTGGAGACTAAATCTGACTATGCCCTTGTGAACCGTACCTAGGAGTTTAAGAACACTTGGACATGATGTCCAGGTACCCTCACCTTAAAACAAACATTACAACTTCTTACATCATCCTTTCAAAAATAACATGTTGCAAGAAATCACATTAAAGGTAGAGTTaaccatttatattttatatatatatatatatatatatatatatatacatatatatatatatatacacacatatatattttgtatgtatgtatgtatgtgtttttttttttttttttcacttaccACAGGATCCAAACAGCCAAATATAGCACCAAATATAAGCATTTTGCCAATCTTTACATTGACAGGAAGGGCTGCAAGGTGCTGGCCCAATGGAGTCAACTTGGGCTCATTTAAGAGACAAGCCCCAATCTTCCTCAACAGGTTCATCGCATTACCAATTacttgctgctgtggtgggTCTAATGCTCTGGAAAGGAAATCCTCAGGGGAGCCAAGATTGCATTTCTGTGGAGTGAATGAGCATGTATTTCAATATaaaaaatcataataataaACTTTTATAGCAGCTAGAAAGGAAACAGGAAGGCtgtttttccaaacaaaaccccatgtTGTCTCCCCTCTAAACCAGCCTCTTTGTTCCCAGAACACAGACATGCCCCGTATCAGGTTAACAGACCTTCATTGTTGGGAAGGATTTTGAATGGCATGACCACTGACCAGAGAAGCATCTCGCTAGTTCCGATAGATGAGCAGGAGGCTGTCAAACCTGCTGAGATGCAGTTCAGGCTGGCACTAATCTGCCAGATTTCCAGCTTTCCCATGTATACCCTGctcaggatggggacagagcgAATGGAATTTCTGCCTTAAGCAGAAATTAGTTTGAAGGCTATTTAACTAAGTTTGTATTACCATTCTGAGGTAAACAGGAACATACTGTATGCTATTCTCACTTAGCAGTGTGCTCTGCGTTTTCCACAACACATACTGGGTTCCCTCCTGCCGACTAATTACACTGGATCAGGGCTGCCTGACCAAGCCTTTTTAGCTAATGAGGTCAGtaactcaaaaataaaaaaacccacaacaaaaacaaaccaacaaaaccataCCATAATGTGAAGGCATAATTCCTCCAAAGGCACACGTAATATTTCTGGAACAGAATATTCCATGAAGCTTTCAAACCTGCAACATCATACAAACACAGCACCACCATTTAATCTTTGAATTCAACTTAAAAACTCATGTTTCATATGCTCATTCcttgcagatgttttttttGGAAGCAAAGGTGTGGGGAGTGGCAGATGTTTTAACATACAGGTAAAGTGCACATCCTTTCAGTTAAGGTGTGTGTGGTACCTTGGAAAGCAGGAGTTTTAGTGAGAGCGAAAGGCAGTAAACCCCTGATTTACAGAACAAATCCTAAAAATGTATAGCTCCCAAATGGAAAGTCTTGCATTTGGCTAAAATGCACACTTCATTGGTTATGTCAAAACACCTTACCTTAACTATTTCTCAGCTGAAAGCAGGAAACAGGTTATTCCACTACAGTAAGAGAAACTAATTCTGCAAGTGCTGTATAACTTGATATTTCCCCATCTCTTATTCATAGAGATACCACTTCAGAAATCTACACATTTGTCTGATAAAAAATTCAAAGTTCATGAGGTAAGTTTGTGTATACTTGATGCAGGGCAGTAGATATTGTTAAAAACTCATCCTATACAGTTCCATAGTGCTGcatttttcctttagttttgAAAACACTTTATAGAGAtactaagcatttattttttttattaggaaacaaaaaaaatagtataaCTCATTATTCATAAGATATTCAAATTATCTGTATTTCTTAGTTTAACCTTTCTAGTTTGCAGTAACCGGAGTGAATTTCAACAACACTTTTGCACAGAAAAGAAGACAATGATATTTGATTTACAAAATCCTGCTAAGTTTACAGTACCTGTCTCTTGTGTACATTCGGAAGCAGAATCCAGCCCTAACACGCCCAGCTCTTCCTTGTCGCTGCAGAGCACTAGCTTTACTAACAAAGGTCTCCTCCAGGGAACTCATCTGACTACTTTCGTGATACCttaaaaattataaagcaaGTGCCCATTCAGATTTCAGAATTTAAGTTTAGATGTATATTTAACTTAAATACCAGCATAATTATACTATTTCTAAAGAgcatatatttgaaaatattgtatttagtTTTGAAAACCAGGCATACCTGAGGAGAAACTGTGTATCACAGAACCTTTAATACAATTATGAAAgtaaaaactggaaaatgaaagagctATTGTATCAGTTCGTTTCTCTGGAAATGGAGAATTGTTCCTTCTAACACATTCTGCATAAAAAGGATCtacatttttccttaaaaaaaccccagtacTTAATCATGTTTCACCATATCTGTGAACAATTCCCTCTGTTGTTCTTCACACTCTTTGAAAATCCAAAGATTCATCCCAAACTTGGAACTCAACTGAAAGCTGTTCAAGGAActcagctcattttttttttttgtctagaaCTTGAGTTTAACAAGGGTACTACAAAACTCTCCCAGTACTAGCCTCCAAATATTTACAGTAATCCCAGTATAattgatgaaaacaaaaatctcacctattttcttttgttctcccAGTGTCAATTACAAAGACAACATCTGGTATCGTGATACCTGTCTCTGCAATATTGGTCGCCAAAACAAtctgaaaaagaagtaacaagtaAAAGAATTATTGGATGTCTGTCTAACAGTTTTTGCCCTTGTCAATAATATAGAATAAGTTTGGTTAAAgttttttaaccaaaaaaagtttccttaaaTAAACTGACAAAGTATTAAAAGCTACACTACTTGGGAAATGGTTTAGTCTTCCCCAACCAACGAAGAATCAGAAGTGAGAATCTcacattcacttttttttttataatccaTCAAAATTACTACCTAGTATGTGCCAAAATTATTCAACTTTTAATTAAGTAGTTTGACAGTaagtgaaatacttttttcctagATAAAATCTATAGCTAGTGgttaaaaatagttaaaatacaggaaatgaACAACTAAAGAAGCTCTTAGAAAATTATTAGGTTTAAGCATTCGTCTGATTACTGTTAAGGTTTTCACGGCATCCTACTAAGCATCAAATCAGAagaattgtttctttgcagtGAGAAAATTCCAGGAACAACAGGCTATTGTGTAATTCTCTATGatctgattttaaaacaattcaaaGTTGCACCCACAGaaagtttctcttttcagtggtcAACTTTGCCTTTCTGAATGTATCATACCTTTCTAACACCAAGAGGAGGTATTGTAAATGCAGCTGCTTGGTCTTGAGTTGAAAGAACAGAGTGCAAAGCTATCAACCTGTGCCTAGAGCAAGAAATTAGACAAATTAACATACACTTACCagattaaaatacagtaaaaaattAGACTGGAACAATGACAACATTTTGGAGGAAGCAACTAGAACAGACATTTGAAAAAGTAAAAGTCTGTATGATTAGGTATGACAATCTGCTTCAGTGTTTTATTACATTATCAGGAAAGAGGAACACCGTTAATTCATATGGATGTTCTATTTGGCAATGAAGGAAACAAATTCCTATTGCAGGACTCTAGGTTAACTTATACCAATAGTCTAGCAAGTAAGTGTGTTCATGAATCTGAGGTCTTTACACTGTGCTCCTAAGACAAGGACCATTAACAGAAACTTTGCACAGAACTATAAACACATGCAACTTGCAGGCTGAGTAATAAAGGCCTTCAGAGAGAAGACAGGCACAGAGATTTGTACTTTCCTTCTCTTAAGCCTGGACGCCTCAGCCCACCTATGAATCTTTAGAGTTTGACCTCAACATTCTTCTTATACCACTGTGTCATTAACTTTAAGTTACccacaaaataaatttcaaagcTGTTACTAAAACTATGCCATTTCTCTTGGCAGGTTACTGCCTCTGGATCTCTTCACAGTAAGTTATCGCTTCCATGTGAACAGCAAGCCAGAAAGCTATAGCTCAGATACGGCAGCTTCCTTACCctaagaagtagaaaagaagaagtCAGCTTCTTTGTGATTAAGTCAGtttgttgaaaaataaaattaaaaaaaagtgattatAGCACCATTTCTAAGTACCTGTCACTTTCATTTGTGTCATTTTTAGACAGTTGAAGTATATTTGTAGAACAAGCAGTTCAGAAGTATAACTGCTTCCCTTTTCAAGAATAGCAGGCCTTAAAAAGCAACAAGACAATCAGGTTAAAgtattaattataaaaaaatatctgcattACCTATCACGCAAGTTAAATCTTCTGTCTGTTGAAATGAGATCATATAGCTGTTGGATATGAGCAAGGCCTGGTAAAAAGATCAGCACAGCACCCTCAATGTTGTTGAACTGGGGACTTCTATCTGGAAAGTTAGAGCACAGACATagttaaaacaaacatacattTGCAAACAGTTTCACTTGACAAGATGAACTAATTCTGGTTTCTGTGATAAGCAGTTTTTAGGATGTTTCGTATAAGAATGAAGTGAAGTACTTCATCATTAGCAGAAAGCACTGGAAAATAAGTCCAAAGGACTGCCCCAAGTATATAAACTTCTTAAGAAGTAGACTATACCTAAGTATGCAAGCAACTCCAAAATAAGTTCAAGATTGATCTTGTAAGGGTTCATATAGAAGATGGCTTGTTGCGTACGACTGCTATACTTCGCATAGTAAGGAGCCAAATCGATACCAGATCCAGACTGGATGGGGACATGCTCCtaaaaaagaaaggatggaaaaaaatattattctcagTGTTTTAGAAGAAGAAGGTAAGGGAGCAGAAGGTCAGTTTGTCACTCAGATTAGGTTTCTTAAAGCAGAGTGAGGTAAGACAGATTTAACAGACTAACTTCACACCAAATTCCACATGCGTTAGACTAAATCAGTCACCTACATAAGCTGTGTGTAGGTATCTACTACTGTTAAGTGACAGTGAGAACAGTACTTTATAGTCTGTTTTACAAACTAAAACAGTTCCCAGGTCTGTATCTGGCATCCAGCTGGTACCAATTCAAAATGGTATAGAAAGCCTACAGcatatttcaaaaagatggaccaaatttGAAATCCCTATACCTTTGCAACCACAAAATGCCGATGAATGGAACTCTTACCACTTGAAAGAGCCAGGCACAGAGTTCCAAATTATTCCTGCCTCTCTGAGCACACAAATGGGCTCCAGCCTCAGTCATTCACAAGACAGTGAATGAAATCTGGTCCATCTTTTGGAACACCCTGTATTTTGGGGTGTGTAAAAAAGCAGTCTcccctttctcctctccctcaccTTACCCTTCTCAACTAATAGTTGCAATGAAAGCTAAAATGGAACTGGGCAGCAattcctgctgtgttttggagcagaaggaaaggggaaggaagagagtTAGCAGAACATAAAGACATTTATAAACACCTTACAGATACATACTTTGCCTAAGGCTTCTATGTTAAGTGGCATTATCATAAACTATTTCACTGTTAACCAATGCACTTAAAGAAGCTTGCTACTACATATCCTTCTACACTGAATACTCAACAGAAATAAACCACAAAGATGAAGGAACACTCAGGAGAGCATGTGGGCTTCAACCAGAGGATGCTGTTGTGTTGCATGGGGTTTACTActactctaggaaaaaaaaataaaatgaaataaaaaaaaaataaaaactcagCAAAGCACTAAGTGGTCCTGCACAGATTTTGAGAGAGTAAGTCAGAGTAGACAGGTATCTACCCAAAATATAGACAGTCCAGATGAAGGGCCTAAGTTGCCTAGAGTCAGACAGCATTCATATACTTTTCCGATCAAAAATTTTGATCCAAAAGCACATACAGCTGTCACTGCATAGTACCTACAGGATTAGCCACAGCCTGTTAAAACCAAAAAGCTCTACACGATAATCTCATTTACATAATCTCATTTGGCATGCCAAGTTTGAGGATCTGTGGAGTTTTTCAGCTAAGAAGGATATGGCCTTGCCTCTTCCATTCGTAGGCTCACTACTTGATATAATTCTTTGGGAGAAAATGCCATTGTGTCTGTCTTATCAATGGTTGACAGAATATTTGATATTACACAATCCAATCACATTTTATAAGATAAACTGAcacactaatttaaaaaaattccaaaccCAAACTAGTAATGCCTATTTTACCTGATACTTTGTAATACCTCCTCCTTTCCCAGTGACATTTATTGTtacttcctcctcctcctccaagaACTTCTGACAATATTCTGAGTCCTTCTCCAGGACATAGCCAGTTGCTTCAATTACATCTTCAACATGGAAAACCTTGAGTGAAAATTCACAGAAGAAATACAAGGTACATCAAAAACTAATCAGGAACTTCTTTGGTTTTTAAAGCTTATATATGAAACTAGACAGCACATGCCATTCCCTTTTAATCTTACAATAGATCTTGCAAATTTCAAATTAATCTTCCCTAGGGTTCTTAAAACCTAAACTTAGAGCTGCTATGAGTTTGTTAACGTGCCTCTTCACATGATCATTATTATGTTTACGATAGCCTATACAACATGCATGAGAGACATACATAAGAATGTAATGACAAAGTTGCATCCAGGGTGTGGGGGAAAATTCTTTAATGCTTTCCTTTCTATCTAGGTTAAgtagagaaaaatcaaagtgtCACTGATTAACTGATTTTAATCAATAACAAATCCATCAGATAAATAAAAGTACAATCCTGTACTTCAAAGCACTGAAGATATTTGATATTTTCTAAAAAGGAAAGAGTTACGAGTCCTTGAAACAAACATTTAAGACGTATAAGAAAAAAGTGATGCATTTCCAATGGAGACTAACCAGGCGAACACTGTATACAAGCATAAAGAGCCTTGCATAATCAAAAAAACATTTACTTACCTCAACAGGGTAACTCCTCCCTGAGATCCTTAAAATGGGACAGTGTGAGAAATAACTAGAAAACTTCTCACTGTCTACAGTAGCACTCATTAAAATCAGATGCAGGTCTGAACGCTTATGCAAGATCTCCCTCAGAATAACTAGCAAGAAATCGGACTGGACACTTCTTTCATGCACCTAGAATTGGAAAAACATATCTATAGTAAGGCTTTAGTAAAAGCAAAGGTCCAGAATAACTATAGTTTCTGTAAAACAGTAAGAGCTGATAACCTCATCTACAATAACATGAGATATACTTGAAAGAAGACCATCCTCTTGAAGTTTCCGAAGCAGGACACCTGTTGTGCAGTACAGTAGTCTGGTGGCTTCTCCTGTTCTTGATTCCATACGAATTTGGTATCCACACAAggaattcttttaaaaaaaagatagtaACAATATAGGAGTAACTTAAAATAGTACGTAAGCTatagatattaaaaatgaagtgaaatttAGGCACTGTTAGATTCAGACATTGTACAAGTTGCTAATCTAACAGTGTAGTGAATGGCTACTACACCATTTTTTCATACACACTCTTTCCTTTcttaagaaagggaaaatacatCAAAACCTAAAACTCCATGGTGGCAAAGAGCTGGTAAACTTGCTGTTCTTTTCAGGGCTCTTCACAGTcctcaaacaaaaatatttttgcacaaGTAGTTTATCATAAAACACAGAGAATCTTAGTTTTCTTCGAATAACAGCTTatgttggaaggggcctctcTGAAAGCATGGCCTCACCCAAGGCCAGATTGGATTGCTCAGAACATCATTCAGAGAGTTTTCTTCAACCATAATGAGATGCCACAGTCTCTGTGCAATCTGCTCCAATGTTTGACCACCTCCATTACAAAACCCTCTTGCTCTGAATCACCCTCTAGATATTTTAGAAATCATATATGGATACCCAGATGTTCACAGGTGacaatttggaaagaaacagcTGACATACAAAGAAGCCCTTTTCATAGGAAAATAGTTTCATTATCTAGTTGTataagaaattacatttttactttGTACCAACAATCCAGCCTCCTGTATTTGATCAAGACTACAAAAAGGAATTCAGACATCTTACTTTTCCTCCTGGTCCTGATTCACAGCCTAGCTCTTCACAAACCCTGGTTGCCAGACTCACTGCTGAGATTCTTCGTGGTTGTGTGCAAACAATATTACATTTACTTGATCCTTCATCTAGCAACAAGTCTTCTAACAAGAAATGGGGCACCTGGGTACTCTTTCCACTGCCTGTTTCACCAGCCACAACAACTACTCGATGCTTTTTAAGAGTTTCTACAATTGAGTATCTGTGCTTAAACACAGGTAACTCCTGTCTCTCTTTCAGAAGCCTCTGGTATTTGGAGGAACTTTGCAGCTTTTTGAATAAAATCCTTGAAGGTTCCAAATTATCAGTGTCTGAGGTCTCAAGGGAGAGACTGCTGAAGTCCTCATCAGAAACTAAGTTTTCCCAGGAATCTTCAGGACCCTCAGATACTTTTGGTTGGTCTTCAGAttgtagttgttgttgttgtttgagtTTGTTTAATAATCTAGCAATAAAGTTATCACGAGGTTTATTGGTTTctatcttgttttcttcttcctttttcatttcgATATCCCTCCATTCTAGCCAGACATCTCGGTAGGTAGGAGGCAGCAACTGATGAACTGACTTCAggtggaaaaagcagaaaaaaattcctttatGTACTACTGAGTAGTGTCAGTAACATTTTATGTGTAAAACAACTTGAGTAGCAAAAGATGccacaaaacatgaaaatttcTAAATGGAGAAACTATGAAAACAGTAACAAATGTCAACAATACACTTTTTTCCAACTGGCATGCATTCTTTACAACACTGAAAGAACAGTTATACTATCAAAAAATTCCCTCCCTATTCACCATAGCACATAAGCATGACTGTAgataaaagcaaatgaacatataataaaataatttaatgggAAACAATTCATTTAACTGTTTTTAGAATTTAGCTATAGATATTGTAACAAATCAGTGCAAAGGCAGATTCCAGGCT
The Columba livia isolate bColLiv1 breed racing homer chromosome Z, bColLiv1.pat.W.v2, whole genome shotgun sequence genome window above contains:
- the DHX29 gene encoding ATP-dependent RNA helicase DHX29 isoform X1; translated protein: MGGRNKKPRAGSAAHTACAATAAARARAAAEAGAAAAAEAGNRAAPRPPPACKEPRVKQGPKTYSFSSTTDSSAAANLDKSVLKVMINGSLEKRIIDVINDHKKQNDDKGMISKRLTAKKLQDVYMALQRFSFKTEHIEEAMKNTLLYGGDLHSALDWLCLNLPDDALPEGFSQQFEEQQQKPRAKFCSPVTKREPPPRIVDNKKKENGPATKEMNVGKEKEVSMKEWILRYAEQQSDEEKDESVKEADEEKFDPNERYVHLAAKLSEAKEQASISKQDKDKQGQKAAQEKIRRIQQEMAVLEEHPVFNPAIKISNQQQNEKKNTPSPQPQETTLNLSLLEKPDGAAKEDKVKKKEPLDIRNFDYSARSWTGKSPKQFLIDWCRKNFPKSPNPAFEKVPVGKYWKCRVRIIKSSDDVMTMCPTIVTEDSMQAQHLAATLALYHLTKGQSVHQLLPPTYRDVWLEWRDIEMKKEEENKIETNKPRDNFIARLLNKLKQQQQLQSEDQPKVSEGPEDSWENLVSDEDFSSLSLETSDTDNLEPSRILFKKLQSSSKYQRLLKERQELPVFKHRYSIVETLKKHRVVVVAGETGSGKSTQVPHFLLEDLLLDEGSSKCNIVCTQPRRISAVSLATRVCEELGCESGPGGKNSLCGYQIRMESRTGEATRLLYCTTGVLLRKLQEDGLLSSISHVIVDEVHERSVQSDFLLVILREILHKRSDLHLILMSATVDSEKFSSYFSHCPILRISGRSYPVEVFHVEDVIEATGYVLEKDSEYCQKFLEEEEEVTINVTGKGGGITKYQEHVPIQSGSGIDLAPYYAKYSSRTQQAIFYMNPYKINLELILELLAYLDRSPQFNNIEGAVLIFLPGLAHIQQLYDLISTDRRFNLRDRHRLIALHSVLSTQDQAAAFTIPPLGVRKIVLATNIAETGITIPDVVFVIDTGRTKENRYHESSQMSSLEETFVSKASALQRQGRAGRVRAGFCFRMYTRDRFESFMEYSVPEILRVPLEELCLHIMKCNLGSPEDFLSRALDPPQQQVIGNAMNLLRKIGACLLNEPKLTPLGQHLAALPVNVKIGKMLIFGAIFGCLDPVATLAAVMTEKSPFTTPIGRKDEADLAKSSLAMAVSDHITIYNAYLGWKKARQEGGYRAEMTYCRRNFLNRTSLLTLEDVKQELIRVVRAAGFTAPTTQCGWDRNGATQSLSLHEIALLKAVLTAGLYDNVGKILYTKSVDVTEKLACMVETAQGKAQVHPSSVNRDLQMYGWLLYQEKVRYAKVYLRETTLISPFPILLFGGDIEVQHRERLLTVDGWIHFQAPVKIAVIFKQLRVLIECVLKKKLENPKMSLEDDKVLHIIKELIKTEN
- the DHX29 gene encoding ATP-dependent RNA helicase DHX29 isoform X2, encoding MVRIIKSSDDVMTMCPTIVTEDSMQAQHLAATLALYHLTKGQSVHQLLPPTYRDVWLEWRDIEMKKEEENKIETNKPRDNFIARLLNKLKQQQQLQSEDQPKVSEGPEDSWENLVSDEDFSSLSLETSDTDNLEPSRILFKKLQSSSKYQRLLKERQELPVFKHRYSIVETLKKHRVVVVAGETGSGKSTQVPHFLLEDLLLDEGSSKCNIVCTQPRRISAVSLATRVCEELGCESGPGGKNSLCGYQIRMESRTGEATRLLYCTTGVLLRKLQEDGLLSSISHVIVDEVHERSVQSDFLLVILREILHKRSDLHLILMSATVDSEKFSSYFSHCPILRISGRSYPVEVFHVEDVIEATGYVLEKDSEYCQKFLEEEEEVTINVTGKGGGITKYQEHVPIQSGSGIDLAPYYAKYSSRTQQAIFYMNPYKINLELILELLAYLDRSPQFNNIEGAVLIFLPGLAHIQQLYDLISTDRRFNLRDRHRLIALHSVLSTQDQAAAFTIPPLGVRKIVLATNIAETGITIPDVVFVIDTGRTKENRYHESSQMSSLEETFVSKASALQRQGRAGRVRAGFCFRMYTRDRFESFMEYSVPEILRVPLEELCLHIMKCNLGSPEDFLSRALDPPQQQVIGNAMNLLRKIGACLLNEPKLTPLGQHLAALPVNVKIGKMLIFGAIFGCLDPVATLAAVMTEKSPFTTPIGRKDEADLAKSSLAMAVSDHITIYNAYLGWKKARQEGGYRAEMTYCRRNFLNRTSLLTLEDVKQELIRVVRAAGFTAPTTQCGWDRNGATQSLSLHEIALLKAVLTAGLYDNVGKILYTKSVDVTEKLACMVETAQGKAQVHPSSVNRDLQMYGWLLYQEKVRYAKVYLRETTLISPFPILLFGGDIEVQHRERLLTVDGWIHFQAPVKIAVIFKQLRVLIECVLKKKLENPKMSLEDDKVLHIIKELIKTEN